The proteins below come from a single Pirellulales bacterium genomic window:
- a CDS encoding serine/threonine protein kinase — MDIERLGPYKVGRRLGKGGMGTVFAGVDENTRQEVAIKVLSAALAAEEGFRERFTSEIETLRKLRHPNIVRLYGFGQQDGHLFYSMELVPGVSLEEELTQGRRFEWKEVLTLAVQICRALKHAHDHGVIHRDIKPANVMLTPDGQVKLSDFGIAKLFGNTGLTSEGGVLGTAEYMAPEQADGRPVTHKADLYSLGGLMYALLAGRPPFRARTLPEMLQLQRFAQADPVRRYAPQTPEEIEELLTELLEKEPDNRPTNAMVLIRRLEAMYHGLVAREKRLSERRPLVAEDLEFTVSPEVDLNRTGSVDSTLAGNEAAESVDPLSATIGATASPQAELPDDDTGYSLAIDLAPATNRPLSEQATMGASQVNPPPAPPHESKTKAPEPAAKFKRVEEVDQDAEDGGQSYVWLAQIGLLAVSLIAVVAVGWYLTRPVSAEALYAEINAAAIDGRPERLAEVAEQLDEFLKRFPQDARATEVGDLKQQLELDRQQRRFERQARRGTGQSLTPIERAYVEAMQLATQDPQRAADKLAALLTLFSQEHAATSEMASCLELARQQLARLQAEGQADNAAQLQVIEAQLRRAEELAVADLPAARAVWNAIVVLYGDKLWAVAATGIARRALEEHPANVSAAASEMPAAGAGK, encoded by the coding sequence ATGGATATCGAACGTCTCGGTCCCTACAAGGTCGGTCGCCGCCTGGGCAAAGGCGGGATGGGCACCGTGTTCGCCGGCGTCGACGAGAACACCCGGCAAGAGGTGGCCATCAAGGTCTTGTCGGCGGCGCTGGCGGCCGAGGAAGGCTTTCGCGAGCGGTTCACCAGCGAGATCGAAACGCTGCGCAAGCTGCGCCATCCGAATATCGTGCGGCTCTACGGGTTTGGCCAGCAGGACGGCCACTTGTTCTACAGCATGGAGCTGGTGCCCGGCGTCAGCCTGGAAGAAGAACTGACCCAAGGTCGGCGCTTCGAGTGGAAGGAAGTGCTGACGTTGGCGGTGCAGATTTGCCGCGCGCTGAAACATGCCCACGATCACGGTGTGATTCATCGCGACATCAAGCCGGCCAACGTCATGCTCACGCCCGACGGACAGGTCAAGCTGTCCGACTTCGGCATCGCCAAACTGTTTGGCAACACGGGCCTGACCTCCGAAGGAGGCGTCCTGGGAACGGCCGAATACATGGCTCCGGAGCAGGCCGACGGCCGCCCGGTGACGCACAAGGCCGATCTCTACAGCCTGGGCGGCTTGATGTATGCGCTGCTGGCGGGCCGTCCACCGTTTCGTGCGCGGACCCTGCCCGAGATGCTGCAGCTCCAGCGGTTCGCGCAGGCCGACCCGGTGCGGCGCTACGCCCCACAGACTCCCGAGGAGATCGAAGAGCTGCTGACCGAGCTGCTCGAGAAAGAGCCCGACAATCGACCGACCAACGCGATGGTGCTGATCCGCCGGCTCGAGGCGATGTACCACGGCCTGGTGGCGCGAGAAAAACGTTTGAGCGAGCGGCGGCCTCTCGTGGCCGAGGATCTCGAATTCACCGTCTCGCCCGAGGTCGACCTGAATCGCACGGGATCGGTCGATTCGACACTGGCCGGCAACGAAGCCGCAGAGTCGGTTGATCCCTTGTCGGCGACGATCGGAGCCACGGCCTCGCCCCAGGCCGAGTTGCCGGACGACGACACCGGGTATTCGCTTGCCATCGATCTCGCGCCGGCGACCAATCGTCCGTTGTCCGAGCAGGCCACGATGGGGGCCTCGCAGGTCAACCCGCCGCCGGCCCCGCCGCACGAATCCAAGACCAAGGCGCCCGAGCCGGCTGCCAAGTTCAAACGGGTTGAAGAAGTCGACCAGGACGCGGAAGACGGCGGCCAATCGTACGTCTGGCTTGCGCAAATCGGCCTGCTGGCTGTCTCGCTGATCGCGGTCGTCGCGGTCGGCTGGTATTTGACGCGACCGGTCTCGGCCGAGGCGTTGTATGCCGAGATCAATGCCGCCGCGATCGACGGCCGGCCCGAGCGCCTGGCCGAGGTCGCCGAGCAGCTCGACGAGTTTCTCAAGCGCTTTCCCCAAGACGCTCGGGCCACGGAAGTCGGCGACCTCAAGCAACAACTCGAACTCGACCGGCAGCAGCGTCGGTTCGAGCGGCAAGCCCGCCGTGGAACTGGCCAATCGCTCACGCCGATCGAACGGGCGTATGTCGAGGCAATGCAACTGGCAACGCAAGATCCCCAGCGCGCGGCCGACAAGCTGGCGGCCCTGCTGACCTTGTTCTCGCAAGAGCACGCGGCCACCTCGGAGATGGCCAGCTGCCTCGAATTGGCCCGGCAGCAACTTGCCCGGCTGCAGGCCGAAGGACAGGCCGACAACGCGGCCCAGTTGCAGGTGATCGAGGCGCAGCTCAGGCGTGCCGAAGAATTGGCCGTGGCCGATCTCCCCGCGGCGCGGGCCGTCTGGAATGCAATCGTCGTCCTGTATGGCGATAAACTCTGGGCAGTCGCGGCGACGGGCATTGCCCGCCGGGCGCTCGAGGAGCACCCGGCGAATGTATCGGCCGCCGCAAGCGAGATGCCCGCTGCCGGAGCGGGAAAATAA
- a CDS encoding FAD-dependent oxidoreductase, with product MTSNAASPNVGQVDYDYVVIGSGFGGSVSACRLTEKGYSVLVLEKGRRFRPQDFPTSNWQLSRWMWRPRLGWRGPFKMTFLRHMTVVSGVGVGGGSLVYANTLPVPRRPFFASASWAHLADWEAELKPHYATALRMLGAAPNPRLHVGDQALLEIASEDGRPEHFHPVNTAVYYGEPGRTVPDPYFDGRGPSRTGCIHCGHCMIGCKDNAKNTLDKNYLYLAEQGGAKVEAECEVFDVRPRPAGGYEVHYRRHHPRGTHCVTAAHVVFSGGVMGTLPLLLKLKQSSLPKLSARLGDTIRSNSESIINVVTLRPELDLSQGVAITSKYDIDEHSSLEIVRYPRGSGFFKLLISPHAPGNNVFARLAMALAAWVRQPLRMLRALGVEIGRGSHTLLFMQTLDSTLRFRRNWFGGVTTEVSSGAPPAASIPLATRYAERMAEKLDAVPFSLVTETLFGTPSTAHILGGCCMGRDADEGVIDSRNRVFNYEGLYVIDGSMISANPGVNPSLTITALAERAMSLIPAKELTHEYRRTESVVSGAVG from the coding sequence ATGACCTCAAACGCTGCGAGCCCGAACGTCGGTCAAGTGGATTACGACTATGTCGTGATCGGTTCAGGCTTCGGCGGTAGCGTCTCGGCGTGCCGGTTGACCGAGAAGGGCTACTCGGTGCTGGTCCTGGAAAAGGGCCGGCGTTTCAGGCCGCAGGATTTTCCAACCAGCAACTGGCAGCTTTCGCGCTGGATGTGGCGGCCGCGATTGGGCTGGCGCGGCCCTTTCAAGATGACCTTCCTGCGGCACATGACCGTGGTGTCGGGCGTGGGCGTCGGGGGCGGGTCGCTGGTCTATGCCAACACCCTGCCTGTGCCGCGGCGACCGTTTTTTGCCAGCGCGAGCTGGGCGCATCTGGCCGATTGGGAAGCGGAGCTCAAGCCGCACTATGCCACCGCGCTGCGGATGCTCGGCGCGGCGCCCAATCCGCGGCTGCATGTCGGCGATCAGGCGCTCCTGGAAATCGCCTCCGAGGATGGTCGGCCCGAACATTTTCACCCGGTCAATACGGCCGTCTACTACGGCGAGCCCGGCCGCACGGTGCCGGACCCGTATTTCGATGGCCGCGGGCCTTCGCGCACTGGCTGCATCCATTGCGGCCATTGCATGATCGGCTGCAAGGACAACGCCAAGAACACGCTCGACAAGAACTATCTCTATCTGGCCGAACAGGGCGGCGCCAAAGTCGAGGCCGAATGCGAGGTGTTCGATGTCCGCCCGCGCCCGGCGGGCGGTTACGAAGTGCATTACCGGCGGCACCACCCCCGGGGGACGCATTGCGTCACGGCCGCCCATGTGGTTTTTTCCGGCGGCGTGATGGGCACCTTGCCGCTGTTGCTGAAACTCAAGCAATCGTCGCTGCCGAAGCTGTCGGCACGGTTGGGCGACACGATTCGCAGCAACTCGGAAAGCATCATCAACGTCGTGACGTTGCGGCCCGAGCTGGACCTGTCGCAAGGCGTGGCCATCACGTCGAAGTACGACATCGACGAACACAGCAGCCTGGAGATCGTGCGTTATCCGCGCGGCTCCGGGTTCTTCAAGCTGCTGATCTCGCCGCACGCGCCGGGCAACAACGTGTTTGCCCGTCTGGCGATGGCGCTGGCCGCCTGGGTGCGGCAGCCGCTGCGGATGCTCAGGGCGCTGGGGGTGGAGATCGGCCGCGGCTCGCATACGCTCTTGTTCATGCAGACGCTCGACAGCACGCTGCGCTTTCGCCGCAACTGGTTCGGCGGCGTGACGACCGAGGTCTCGTCGGGTGCGCCTCCCGCGGCGTCGATCCCGTTGGCCACGCGGTACGCCGAGCGGATGGCCGAGAAGCTCGACGCCGTGCCGTTTTCGCTGGTCACCGAAACGTTGTTCGGCACGCCCTCGACGGCCCACATTCTCGGCGGCTGCTGCATGGGTCGCGATGCCGACGAAGGCGTGATCGACAGCCGCAACCGCGTCTTCAATTACGAAGGTCTCTACGTGATCGACGGTTCGATGATCTCGGCCAACCCGGGCGTCAATCCGTCGCTGACCATTACCGCACTCGCTGAACGGGCCATGTCGCTGATTCCGGCCAAGGAGCTTACTCATGAGTATCGCCGAACCGAAAGCGTTGTATCGGGAGCCGTCGGGTAG
- a CDS encoding aldehyde dehydrogenase family protein encodes MSIAEPKALYREPSGRISTPDDIDRAVRELAANRDRFRRTSVRERIRLVEECLRGLVAEADGWVAAACEAKGLQPGTSFAAEEMAAGPVAVARYLKLLAQSLRDIEAQGIPRVPGEIVVGPEGQVRVEVMPTRGLFDGILFSGFKAHVWMQPGVTPENLGDTMATIYRHEHPPVGISLVLGAGNVSSIPPTDAFSKLFQEGQLVLVKMNPVNEYLGPFYERAFAALLREGYLRIVYGGAEAGIAAINQPLVDEVHITGSIYSHETIVWGPPGPERDLRKSAGDPLLKKRITSELGNVTPWIVVPWDYSEKELAFQAENTAAMITNNASFNCIATKMVVTWRHWPQRERFLDLLEATLGHVPRRKAYYPGAADRFRKFTGCEGLDEHGCLPWTIVRNVAPQRDPQYFDEESFVCVCAETALDAATPADFLDAAVEFANDRLWGTLGAGLMVHPKFRREGNHEARFQRALANLRYGTIGINHWPALSYAMISPPWGGFPGGTIAEPQSGIGWVHNTYMLDKAQKTVLEGPLTVFPKPFWFPTHTGAAGMAGDVLRLTADPSLWKVLKLLPAALRG; translated from the coding sequence ATGAGTATCGCCGAACCGAAAGCGTTGTATCGGGAGCCGTCGGGTAGGATCTCGACCCCGGACGACATCGATCGGGCCGTCCGCGAACTGGCCGCCAATCGCGATCGTTTTCGACGCACGTCGGTGCGCGAGCGCATTCGGCTCGTCGAGGAATGTCTGCGGGGGCTCGTGGCCGAGGCCGACGGCTGGGTCGCCGCGGCCTGCGAGGCCAAGGGCCTGCAGCCCGGCACCAGCTTTGCCGCCGAAGAAATGGCTGCCGGACCCGTGGCCGTGGCCCGGTATCTGAAACTGCTCGCGCAAAGCTTGCGCGACATCGAAGCGCAGGGCATTCCGCGCGTGCCCGGCGAGATTGTCGTCGGCCCCGAGGGGCAGGTCCGCGTCGAGGTGATGCCCACCCGGGGGCTGTTCGACGGCATCTTGTTCTCCGGCTTCAAGGCGCACGTCTGGATGCAGCCGGGCGTGACGCCGGAAAATCTCGGCGACACGATGGCCACGATCTACCGGCACGAGCACCCGCCGGTGGGCATCTCGCTCGTGTTGGGCGCGGGCAACGTCTCGTCGATCCCGCCGACCGACGCCTTCTCGAAGCTCTTCCAAGAAGGCCAGTTGGTGCTCGTGAAAATGAACCCGGTCAACGAGTACCTGGGTCCGTTCTACGAACGGGCCTTTGCGGCCTTGTTGCGCGAGGGCTACCTGCGCATCGTCTACGGCGGCGCCGAGGCGGGCATCGCGGCGATCAACCAGCCGCTCGTCGACGAGGTGCACATCACCGGGTCCATCTATTCCCACGAGACGATCGTCTGGGGGCCGCCGGGGCCCGAACGCGATCTGCGCAAGTCAGCCGGCGATCCGTTGCTCAAGAAACGGATCACCAGCGAACTGGGCAACGTCACGCCGTGGATCGTCGTGCCCTGGGACTACAGCGAGAAGGAGCTGGCGTTCCAGGCCGAGAACACCGCAGCGATGATCACCAACAATGCTTCGTTTAATTGCATCGCCACAAAGATGGTGGTCACCTGGCGGCATTGGCCGCAGCGCGAACGGTTTCTCGATTTGCTCGAGGCGACGTTGGGCCACGTGCCGCGGCGCAAGGCGTATTACCCCGGCGCGGCCGACCGCTTCCGCAAGTTCACCGGCTGCGAAGGTCTCGACGAGCACGGCTGCCTGCCGTGGACGATCGTGCGCAACGTCGCGCCTCAGCGCGACCCGCAGTATTTCGACGAGGAGTCGTTCGTGTGCGTCTGCGCCGAGACGGCGCTCGACGCGGCCACGCCGGCCGATTTCCTCGACGCGGCCGTCGAGTTCGCCAACGACCGGCTGTGGGGTACCTTGGGCGCCGGCCTGATGGTGCATCCCAAGTTTCGCCGCGAGGGCAACCACGAGGCCCGCTTCCAACGGGCCCTGGCCAATCTGCGCTACGGCACGATCGGCATCAATCACTGGCCGGCACTGTCTTACGCGATGATCAGTCCGCCGTGGGGCGGTTTTCCCGGCGGTACGATTGCCGAGCCCCAAAGCGGCATCGGTTGGGTGCACAACACCTACATGCTCGACAAGGCCCAAAAGACCGTGCTCGAAGGCCCGTTGACCGTCTTCCCCAAGCCGTTTTGGTTCCCGACGCACACCGGCGCGGCGGGCATGGCGGGCGACGTCTTGCGTCTCACGGCCGATCCGTCGCTGTGGAAGGTGCTCAAGCTGTTGCCGGCGGCGCTGCGGGGATAA
- a CDS encoding iron-containing redox enzyme family protein: MIALPTARQQEFVAALEDVVSGFGGNPLFASIDAGTFEMRHYHRWLQRIFHLSYHAPQTFALAAGYCDYRLQPVRDYLITHAEEERTHWRWSVEDLEATGYAGPDPRSEMPPLDCQNYVAFTTFLAVRMPVARLGTAVVLEGVGARWGAAYGRKVKALLNLQPQQMSFSLGHGDVDAGHTADIMRVLDEAELTGHEWAWLTHAVRTANELYTQVYASVVT; the protein is encoded by the coding sequence ATGATCGCGCTGCCTACCGCTCGTCAGCAGGAGTTTGTCGCCGCGCTTGAGGACGTCGTCTCCGGATTCGGCGGCAACCCCTTGTTCGCCAGCATCGATGCGGGCACCTTCGAGATGCGGCATTATCACCGCTGGCTGCAGAGGATCTTTCATCTTTCCTATCACGCGCCGCAGACGTTCGCGCTGGCGGCCGGCTATTGCGATTACCGCTTGCAGCCGGTGCGCGATTACCTGATTACGCACGCCGAAGAAGAACGGACGCATTGGCGCTGGTCCGTCGAGGACCTCGAGGCGACCGGCTATGCGGGGCCTGACCCGCGCAGCGAGATGCCTCCCTTGGATTGCCAGAACTATGTCGCCTTCACGACTTTTCTGGCCGTGCGGATGCCGGTGGCAAGGTTGGGAACGGCCGTGGTGCTCGAAGGAGTCGGCGCGCGCTGGGGCGCGGCCTACGGCCGCAAGGTCAAGGCTCTGCTCAATCTACAGCCGCAGCAGATGTCGTTTTCGCTGGGGCACGGCGACGTCGACGCGGGGCACACGGCCGATATCATGCGCGTGCTCGATGAGGCCGAATTGACCGGCCACGAATGGGCCTGGCTGACCCATGCCGTGCGGACGGCCAACGAGTTGTATACGCAGGTCTATGCGTCGGTCGTGACTTGA
- a CDS encoding DUF4440 domain-containing protein translates to MDELQATLRILEERLLHPEVRRDPEAVALLLADDFRECGASGRIYDKSQVLAVLQGEQARGPIAMRDFQVRALAPGVALATYRAWQSLPGGQHARGTWRSSLWRQEAGAWRLVFHQGTELAEGPGDPA, encoded by the coding sequence ATGGACGAACTGCAAGCGACGTTGAGGATCCTCGAGGAGCGGCTGTTGCACCCCGAGGTGCGGCGCGACCCGGAGGCCGTCGCGCTGCTCTTGGCCGACGACTTTCGCGAGTGCGGCGCCTCGGGGCGGATCTACGACAAGAGCCAGGTGCTCGCCGTGCTGCAGGGCGAACAAGCGCGCGGGCCCATCGCGATGCGGGATTTTCAGGTTCGCGCATTGGCGCCGGGGGTGGCGCTGGCGACGTATCGCGCTTGGCAGTCGCTGCCCGGCGGCCAGCACGCGCGGGGCACGTGGCGATCGTCGCTGTGGCGGCAGGAAGCAGGCGCGTGGCGGCTCGTCTTCCACCAAGGCACCGAGCTGGCCGAGGGACCGGGCGACCCCGCTTGA
- a CDS encoding N(4)-(beta-N-acetylglucosaminyl)-L-asparaginase encodes MSHDSHQAAGSRREFLAGSAGSLAGVALAGAAFTGATLADAAAADPNVPKPSPAKTGRTAVTPLKVISSKNGLETTRKAYELIAAGGEPLNAIVQGIEIVENDPNDTSVGYGGLPNEDGVVELDAAVMHGPTHRCGAVAALRNVRHPTAVAKLVMEQTDHVLLVGEGALRFARAQGFPEENLLTEKARKTWLYWRQTRSTEDDWLPPAEVPPEWKEYLTSRRPTGTIHCAALVGSDLFCATSTSGLAFKLPGRVGDSPIVGAGLYCDNDAGSCGSTGRGEANLQNLSSRLAVELMRTGKTAVDAGLEVMRQIAKHTEPRLLDAEGRPNFELKLYLLSKRDGGHAGVSMWPAQFSITDERGTRLEDCVPLFERKS; translated from the coding sequence ATGTCGCACGATTCGCATCAGGCTGCCGGCTCGCGCCGGGAGTTTCTCGCCGGTTCGGCCGGCTCGCTTGCCGGCGTGGCGCTGGCCGGCGCTGCTTTCACGGGCGCAACGCTCGCCGACGCCGCGGCCGCCGATCCCAATGTGCCAAAGCCCTCCCCGGCCAAGACAGGTCGTACCGCCGTGACACCACTCAAAGTCATCTCGTCGAAAAACGGGCTCGAGACCACGCGCAAGGCGTACGAGCTGATTGCCGCCGGCGGCGAACCGCTCAACGCCATCGTGCAAGGCATCGAGATCGTCGAAAACGACCCGAACGACACCTCGGTTGGCTACGGCGGTTTGCCCAACGAGGACGGCGTCGTTGAACTCGACGCGGCCGTCATGCACGGGCCGACGCATCGCTGCGGCGCCGTGGCGGCCTTGCGCAACGTCCGGCATCCGACGGCCGTGGCTAAGCTGGTCATGGAACAGACCGACCACGTGCTGTTGGTGGGCGAGGGGGCCTTGCGGTTTGCCCGGGCGCAGGGTTTTCCCGAGGAGAACCTGCTCACGGAAAAGGCGCGCAAGACTTGGCTCTACTGGCGGCAGACGCGCAGCACCGAAGACGACTGGCTGCCGCCGGCCGAGGTGCCGCCCGAGTGGAAGGAATATCTGACGAGCCGTCGCCCCACCGGCACGATCCATTGTGCGGCCCTCGTCGGCAGCGACTTATTTTGCGCCACGAGCACCAGCGGCCTGGCCTTCAAGCTGCCCGGCCGCGTCGGCGATTCGCCGATCGTCGGTGCCGGGCTGTACTGCGACAACGACGCCGGCAGTTGCGGCAGCACGGGGCGCGGCGAGGCCAATCTCCAGAACCTCTCCAGCCGCCTGGCGGTCGAACTGATGCGCACGGGCAAGACGGCCGTCGACGCCGGCCTGGAGGTGATGCGGCAGATTGCCAAACATACCGAGCCGCGGCTGCTCGACGCCGAAGGCCGGCCCAACTTCGAGCTGAAACTCTACCTGCTCTCGAAGCGCGACGGCGGACACGCCGGCGTGTCGATGTGGCCGGCTCAGTTCTCGATCACCGACGAACGGGGTACACGGCTCGAAGATTGCGTGCCGCTGTTCGAGCGCAAAAGCTAG
- the xylB gene encoding xylulokinase, with amino-acid sequence MSAFLGIDIGTSGTKTLAIDERGKILAEADSRYPSHHPKPLWSEQDPEDWWQGTIKTVRAVVKKARLKPADVKAIGLSGQMHGSVFLDKKNQVVRRALLWNDQRTSAECDEMERRAGGRKKLIKLVANPALTGFTAPKILWLRNHEPKNFDKTVKVLLPKDDVRRRLTGEFATDVSDASGMLLLDVAKRDWSKPLLSALELDASLLAPCYESEDVTGKLTPEAAKLLGLSTDCVVVGGAGDCAAGALGNGIVRRGVLSTSIGTSGIMFVHSDTVEIDPEGRLHTFCHAVRGRWHMMGVSLSGGGCLQWFRERLCQTEIALAKKTKRDPYQMLQDEATPTPAGAEGLFFLPYLSGERTPHADPDARACFVGLTLKHTRGHMVRSVMEGVAYAMRDSLEIIREMGVPVNEIRASGGGSKVPLWRQIQADVFGQRVMTLNAEEGPAYGVALLAAVGAGAFKNVVEACDATIHTVKETPVVRAHKQYYDRGFPIYQQLYRSLKNDFKRIATLEA; translated from the coding sequence ATGAGCGCCTTTCTTGGCATCGATATCGGCACCTCCGGCACGAAGACCCTGGCGATCGACGAACGAGGAAAAATCCTCGCCGAGGCCGATAGCCGTTACCCTTCGCATCATCCCAAGCCGCTGTGGAGCGAGCAGGACCCCGAAGACTGGTGGCAAGGCACGATCAAGACCGTGCGGGCCGTGGTCAAAAAGGCCAGGCTCAAGCCGGCCGACGTGAAGGCCATCGGGCTCTCGGGCCAGATGCACGGCTCAGTGTTCCTGGACAAGAAGAACCAGGTCGTGCGCAGGGCCCTGCTGTGGAACGATCAGCGCACCAGCGCCGAATGCGACGAGATGGAACGCCGCGCCGGCGGGCGGAAGAAACTGATCAAGCTGGTTGCCAATCCGGCGTTGACCGGTTTCACAGCGCCGAAAATTCTCTGGTTGCGCAATCACGAGCCCAAGAACTTCGACAAGACCGTCAAGGTCTTGCTGCCCAAGGACGACGTGCGCCGGCGGTTGACGGGCGAGTTTGCCACCGATGTGAGCGACGCCAGCGGCATGCTGCTGCTGGACGTGGCGAAGCGCGACTGGTCGAAGCCGCTGTTGTCGGCCCTGGAACTCGATGCGTCGCTCTTGGCGCCGTGCTATGAATCGGAAGACGTCACCGGCAAGCTCACGCCCGAGGCCGCGAAGCTGCTGGGCCTGTCGACCGATTGCGTCGTCGTCGGCGGGGCCGGCGATTGCGCGGCAGGCGCCCTGGGCAACGGCATCGTGCGGCGCGGCGTGCTGTCGACCTCGATCGGCACCTCGGGCATCATGTTCGTGCACAGCGACACGGTCGAGATCGATCCCGAGGGCCGGCTGCACACCTTCTGCCATGCCGTGCGCGGCCGCTGGCACATGATGGGCGTGAGCCTCTCGGGCGGCGGCTGCCTGCAATGGTTCCGCGAACGGCTGTGCCAGACCGAGATCGCGCTGGCGAAGAAGACCAAACGCGATCCCTACCAGATGCTGCAGGACGAGGCGACCCCGACTCCGGCGGGGGCCGAGGGCCTGTTCTTCCTCCCGTATCTCTCCGGCGAGCGCACCCCGCACGCCGATCCCGATGCCCGGGCCTGTTTCGTGGGGCTGACCTTGAAGCACACCCGAGGTCACATGGTGCGATCGGTCATGGAAGGGGTCGCCTATGCGATGCGCGACAGCCTGGAGATCATCCGCGAGATGGGGGTGCCGGTGAACGAGATCAGGGCCTCGGGCGGCGGCTCGAAAGTGCCGTTGTGGCGCCAGATTCAGGCCGACGTCTTCGGCCAGAGGGTAATGACGCTCAATGCCGAAGAGGGACCCGCCTATGGCGTGGCCCTGTTGGCTGCCGTCGGGGCGGGGGCCTTCAAGAACGTCGTCGAGGCCTGCGACGCGACGATTCACACGGTCAAGGAAACCCCCGTCGTCAGGGCCCACAAGCAGTACTACGACCGCGGGTTTCCCATCTACCAGCAGCTCTATCGCTCGCTCAAGAACGACTTCAAACGCATCGCCACGCTCGAGGCGTGA
- a CDS encoding ornithine cyclodeaminase family protein: MCALLLRERDVEQLLDVRRAIDLLDDAFRRWDAGEAVNVPRDRAVVSGFALHTMSAAVPYLGVAGWKAYSTTKNGARFLVGLYDLASGQLLSLLEADLLGQIRTGATTGVAISHLALADAAEVGVFGAGWQAESQLAAACVARGIKRAFVYSRNDERRTEFCARMSQRLDIEVVPVDRPQEAASELPIVITATTSREPVFDGKDLAEGTLVCAVGANWQSRAEIDADVVRLADNVVCDSVEACRHEAGDFRSALERGLFDWKRAVDLAAVVSGQAVGRRTRDSIVLFKSVGLAIEDVVVAAWCYRRALETGQGTELPI; encoded by the coding sequence ATGTGTGCATTGTTGTTGCGGGAACGAGACGTCGAACAATTGCTCGACGTGCGCCGGGCAATTGACCTGCTCGACGATGCCTTCCGCCGCTGGGACGCGGGCGAGGCTGTCAACGTGCCGCGCGACCGGGCCGTGGTCAGCGGCTTTGCGCTGCACACGATGAGCGCCGCGGTGCCCTACCTCGGCGTCGCCGGTTGGAAGGCGTATAGCACGACGAAAAACGGCGCGCGGTTTCTCGTCGGGCTCTACGACCTGGCGAGCGGCCAACTGCTGTCGCTCCTCGAAGCGGACCTGCTCGGCCAGATTCGCACCGGCGCCACGACCGGCGTGGCGATCTCGCACCTGGCCCTGGCCGATGCGGCCGAGGTGGGGGTGTTCGGCGCAGGCTGGCAGGCCGAATCGCAGCTTGCGGCGGCCTGCGTGGCCCGGGGAATCAAGCGCGCCTTCGTCTATTCGCGCAACGACGAGCGGCGCACGGAATTCTGCGCGCGGATGTCGCAGCGGCTCGATATCGAGGTGGTGCCGGTCGATCGGCCGCAGGAAGCCGCGAGCGAACTGCCGATCGTGATCACGGCGACCACCAGCCGCGAGCCGGTGTTCGACGGCAAAGACCTGGCCGAAGGGACGCTGGTCTGCGCGGTGGGGGCCAATTGGCAGAGCCGCGCCGAGATCGATGCCGACGTGGTGCGGCTGGCCGACAACGTCGTCTGCGACAGCGTCGAGGCCTGCCGGCACGAGGCCGGCGACTTTCGCAGCGCGCTCGAACGCGGCTTGTTCGACTGGAAACGCGCCGTCGACCTGGCGGCGGTCGTTTCCGGCCAGGCCGTGGGACGCCGCACGCGTGACAGCATCGTGTTGTTCAAGAGCGTCGGCCTGGCCATCGAAGACGTCGTCGTTGCGGCCTGGTGTTACCGCCGGGCCCTCGAAACAGGCCAAGGCACCGAACTGCCGATCTGA